The window GTTCTCATCGCCAGACTTTTCAGCGGCTTCACTGAGAAGCTGCGCACATGTCGAGATAGCATACAACGATTCAGCGGCACTCTTGTGGGTACTATTCACAGTGCGCACCTTCTCGTATTCCTCAATCGCTTTCTCAAACTGTTGCGCGGCGTAGTAAGATTCGCCGACATGATACTGCCAGAAAGCGGCATCGTTCGCACTCGGATAACGGCGTACCATATCACGGAAGACATCGCCAGCGGCAATGAAGAAGTTTACCGCTTTTTCAGACATCTCGCCGTCCATACCGACTTGCATCCGTCCGAGTTCAAAGTTCGCAGCGGCAGTGTAATTCAGTGCGGTTTCCGTGTTCTTACGGAGTGCGTCCGATTTTGGGAAGAGTCCTTTATCGACGTAACTCACGAACGTCGTGAGCGGTTGAAGTGCACTCGTCAGATCTTGTGGCAGTTTCACGCCAATACCGACAGAATAGTAAATCTGACCGGATTGGAACAGTGAATTCTGAACATACGGGATGACCGTCTGTTTGTCCGCCTTTTCAACCGGCGCTGCGATCGAGGAAACTTCAAAGAAGGTGCTTGCGGCGTTGCGACTTGCATCGATGTAGGGTTTCAGGTCTGTGCCTGCCTCTGTAGAGAAGAGGGAGCGCGCTTTGTCGGAATAGAGGAAACCGAGGTTGTATTGCGCAGCGGCTTTCTCTGCCACACTCGCGTTCAGATTTCCTTTCGTCCGATCAAGGGCTTCAACCGCTTCGGTGATTGCTTCATCCAAACGTCCCAATTCCACGTAGAGTGTCGAACGGCGGATACCCGCATCTGCCACCATTGAGGCGACATTCGTGTTGTCCGAACCGCTATATTCTCCGATAAGGGTTTGGAAGGTTTCCAATGCCTTAGACGGCTGTTTCAACTGGTCTTGATAAATCAAGCCTATCCGATAGTGGGATTGCGCTTTGACGAGATCGTTTTCTACTAACTCAATGGCGTTCTGATAACTCATCAATGCGTCCTGATAAGTTTTCAGTTGTTCCTCTTGGGCAAATGCCATTGCGAAGTAGGAACGTCCCTTCATGTCTGCCTCTTGGGTGTTCTCAATAATGTACTGATACTCTTGCACCGCTGCGGCGTGGTCACCGAGGGTTCCGTTGAGTTCAGCAAGACGGGAGTGTGCTTGGAAGATAAGCGACTTGCGTGCCTCGTCTTCGGTCTGACCCTCTAATGCTGTAACCGCTTTGAATGCGTCTGCAGCACCTTTGTTGTCTTCGAGTCCGAGCAACGCTAAACCGGCAGTGTAGTTAGCACTGATGAGGTTATTCGCATCCTCTGTCAGTGTCGATACTTTTTCCGCGGCACTTACAGCGTTCTGGAGACTCAACTGCTTGCTGCCTGCATCCGTCGCGGATTGCGCGATCTGATAATGACAGACTGCTGCTTGATACTGTGCGTTCGGTGCAAGTTCACTCTTCGGGAAAGTTTGCACGAAGAAGAGATACTCCGCCAGTGCTTCATCATAGCGTTTCGCACTGTAATAAGTATGTCCGATCTTCAGTTGTGAACGGCTGCGCGCCTCTTCCGGGGCACCTGTGTTATCAACAATTCGCTTCAGTGAAGCCACGAGTGCATCGATATCCACCTCTTCACCGGTGTTTTCAATGGCGGTGGCTTTAATCAAGTCGATATGCCCGAGTGTCTTGAGAACGAGATCATTGTCACTGGAGGCATATTTATCGTTTGCTTCGTCAGCGAGTTGCAAGATGAGGGGCCATTTTTCCGCAGCGTCCTGCTTTTGTGCAGCATCGCGATAGGCAAGTGCCAAGCCGTAATACGCTTCAACAGCGTTCGGGCTATCGGCATAGTCGGAAATTACGCGTTTGAACGCCGTTTCGGAGGATTCCAAGAGTGCCGGATTTTCAGAAGCGGCTTGGTAGTAGCAAAGCCCGACGAGGTAGAGCGCATCGTCTGCGTATTCACCCGTCGGATTCCCATCGACCACAGCTTGATACTGGGTGGCAGCTTCTTCAAACCGTTCCTCTGCACGGAGCAGGTCAGCGAGTTTAATCTCTGCCAACGAACGGTTATCAGCATCGGCAAGCTTGTCTAAAATGCTGTTGTAGTAGTCAATCGCTGCCTCTTGATCGCCTTCCTTGACATGGCTATTGGCAACAAGAAGGAGTGCGCGTTCGTAGTATTCACTTGTGTCAGGAATAGATGCGTAGCGGTCGCGTGCTTGCGTCCAGTCACCGAGCATTTCGTGGGAAAGTGCTTCGTTCATGATACACGCTTCGACCTGAGCGACACGCTCACTGAAGTCATCGTAGCGTTCCTGGGCAACCCCTGGGAGGAATGCATCGTCAGTAAACATGGTGATCGCTTCCTGATACGCCGAAACAGACTTCCCGAGGTACTCCATATTGAAGTTCTCGCCAGCGTCGCCTTCCTGATAGCCTTCAGGTTTCGCGGCTTCGTAGTAGGAACGTCCTTCAAAGAATTTACCCATCAACTTGACGAGATGGAACTTCGGTAATGGACGGTAATCCCACAATTTCGCGTATTCTTCAGCCGCTTCAACGAACTGTTTGAATTCAGTCCGCTTGATGTCAGCGAAACGGAGTTGAACCTCAGCGGCGAGGATGTCGAACTCGTTATCGTTTTTGTTCTTCTCAATAAACTCGCGTGCAATTGATTCCAACTCGTCTTTGCGTCCGAGATCATTGAGTGCCCAAATTGCGCCGTAGAGCGCGTGCGGAGCAACGGGATCCTGCGGATAGTTGTCAACCGTTTTTTGATACCATTGCAGTCCGAGCTCAAGCGTTGCCATTCCGGTGTCAGTGTCCCCAGCCTTTACCTGATCGCTACCGAGTTTGTAGTAGGCTTCACCGATCTGGTAGGAGCAGTAGGGAATAAAATCAGTCGCTTCTTCGTGTTCGTTGATAACACGTTGGTACGCTACTGTCGCCTCACTCCAATTCTCTAAGCGGAAATGACTATCGGCGATACCGAGTTTCGCTTCAGCGATAAAGTCGCTCTCCGGGTATCCTTCAAGGAGCGTGTTATAGGCGACAATGGCGTTTTCATAGTCCCCTTGATCGAAATAAGTACGTCCGATGGCAGACTGAATTTCTGATTGCAGTGTGCGGTCTGCGGTGTTTTGGAGTGCCAACTCGTAGTTCACGCGTGCGTTGTCATAGTCCTTCTGACGGGCGTAAATCGCGCCTTGGTCGAAGTATGCCGCTGTGACGTATTGGCTTTCCGGGAACTGCGTGATGAAGTTGGTATACCGACCGATTGATTCATCATCCCTACCGAGTTGGTTCAAGCTATAAGCGGCTTTATACATCGCTTCGGCTTGCAGATCCGCGTAGTTCTTGAACTCCTCTGTAGCGATTTTATCGAATTCCTGATACGCCTGCTCGTAGTTGGATTCGTTGAGGAACGATTGCGCGATCAGGTGCTGTGCATCATCTTTAAAATCGGAATTTGGGAAACCATCGAGCACAGCTTTAAATGCCTGTCGGGAGTCCTCGTAGTTCTGCAGTTTATAGTTCAGCTGCCCGATAGCATACCAAGCGTTTTCGACGAAAAGGCTGTTCGGGAAGTTCTCAATAAGTTGTGTGAACTTCGGTTCCGCCAATTCAAACTGCTCTGTCCGATAGAGGATGTGTCCCCAAAGGTAGGTTAATCCCTCTTGGTGTTTCGGAATGGTTGCCGTCGGAGCAACCTTTTCAATGTACTCAGTCGCAGTGTCGTAGTGGTTCAGATCACCTGACTGTTCAGCGAGACGCGAGTAGCTGACTGCGATCTTATAATTGGCGAGGGTCGGGAAATCCTTGTCAATAACTTCGGTTTTCACGCCGCGCTTTGTTGATTCTTCGAGTGCCTCAGCATACTTGTCAATTGCGCCTTCATAATCCGCCTGTCCATACAGATCTTCAGCGGATTGGAAGAGTTGTTCCACCTTCTTCGAGCTACCCATCATAAAAGGTGAAAGGAGTGCAACTATTAAGGCGAGACCACCAATAATGCCCAAAATCCTTGGGTTCATTCGTATTCTCCTTGTTTACGTCGTGCACGCTAAAAACGCGCCCACGAGATTAAATGCTAAACTAACTTCAAACACTTTTCAATCTGTAATAGCAAAAAAGCAAATTTGTATAAATTCTACACAGGTGCCACCCCTACGGGGTTGTGTTGTGTGTTCTACGTTCTTCTACATAGATGTCGCCCCTATGGGGCTTCTGGCAACTGATAACTGACCGCTAATACCTACAACTCTCTGGAATCGTAGACTTCTGAAATAGACAATGTTTCCAATGGTACATCCAACAATTTCTGTGAAAAGCCTTTAAATCTGCTCCACTTTCGTTCATACTGTTGGAGTGCGTGCTGTCCTGCATCCATACCCTGCAGCAAGAGCAGTGTGTACCTGCTTTCGGTTAATACATCGCGACCCGTGAGACGTGCCCAGAACGCACCCTGTGCCGGAATTTCGGCATAGGCGAGCAATTCCGAGTCTATGTCTAACGCGACATTCGGGACTGTATCAGAATCGTTCTCTTGAAGTGCGGTGTAGATATATCCCTCTGTCATCGGTTCATCGGTGAATAGCCAGACATCGGAACCTGAATCAATAGCAGGCGTCTCTGTGGGACGCCCACTACTAACATTTCGACGAATGCCAGCCGGTTGGGTGCCGGTTTCCGTATCCTGTTTGATAGCGAGTGCCGCGGTAGGTTGAACTGAAGTAGCGGAATCGGCAGAGAAGAACCGAATTTTCGCCGCTGCATACAGGCGACCCAGCACATGGCTACCGTCATCGTGTGTCGAGACTTGGATAAGCATAAGCGGCGCAACAACTAACATCGTCAGCGTTAATCCGAAAATGTAATACGGGAAAGCGTGTTGTCTGATGGAGAGAAACCCACCCAAACGGGAATGATCAATACCTCTATGGAGTCGGGTGAGTAGATGCCATCCAAGACGCGTAGCAACTGCAAAGAGCCGTTGATGGAAGGCAGTTGGCGCACTCTGTTCAATACGGTGTTGAAGTCGCGTTGCAAATCGGGCGTAATAGGCATCGGATGCCTCCGGTTCAACGTAAAAGTTTTCGAGGAGGTGGTTCGTTTTCTTCAGGTCTACGACTTCTCGTTTGCACGATTCACAGGAGCGGAGATGCAATGCGACTACGCTGTTCTGCTGTTCGGAAAGCGTCCCATCTATATAGTCAGATAAAAGGCGTTCTATTTTGTCACACTTCGATCTCATTGATATTCTCCTCGAGATTGTGTGTTTCATACGTCTGTAACCCACGACACTTAACTAATTTCGGTTACCAAGATTTTCCTTTGGATCGAAACCTAAATGTTACTCGCATCTACGTAGGGTTTGAGCAAAGTTCGGAGTTTTTTGCGTGCATAGTGCAAGCGGGAGCGGACTGTGCCTTCGGAGCAATTGAGGATTGAAGCGATCTCCGCGTGCGTTAACCCTTCAAATTCATGAAGAATAACGACTGTCCGATGTTTCAGTGAGAGACTATTGACTGCCTTTGTGACATGGTGTCGCAGTTCCGCTTTTTCAGCATAGGCATGTGGGTCATTGGCGATCTGGGCGCGGTATCGCGTGACCGCCTCATATTCCGATTCCGATGCTGTTTCAAGTGTAGACGCTCGCTGCCGCTCTCTACGTTTGACAAAGTTCAGTGCTTCATTGACCGCTATTCGGTAGAGCCATGTCTCAAAAGCCGCATCCTTCCGAAACGTCCGGATTGAGCGGTACACCTTAATAAAGGTCTCTTGCATGACATCGTCGGCATCCGTGTGGTTTTTGGTGATCTGCATCGCGAGACGGTAGACCATCCGCTTATATTTTTCCACCAACGGTGCCAATGCTGTCTCGTCGCCTTCACAAAGATCGGCAATGAGCAAGGCTTCAGTTCTTTCCACCGAACTTTCTCCTTTAGGTTTCTAACGGATTAATGGGTTAGACAACGCCTTTTTGAAAACCGTTCAAAAATTTTTGGTTATGAGTTATCGTTTATCTGTTTTCAGATGTATTATAGCATTATTTGAAAAATTGTATAAAGAAAAATTTGGCTATTGGGGCGTTCGCTACGCTCACTGGTAGCGGTTAGGGCGTTCGCTACGCTCACTTTTAGGTGTTAGGTGTTAGGTGTTAGGTGTTAGGGCGTTCGCTACGCTCACTTTTAGGTGTTAGGTGTCTCTTTGCTACTTGCTAACCGCTAAAAGGGTTTAAAAGGGTTTCTACGAAATCCGCCCTAATCGCTAATTACTGATTGCTAAAAGGGTTTCTACGAAACCCGCCCTAATCGCTAATTACTAATTGCTAATTAGTTCTGATGTTTTTTTGTAAGTTGATTAACATCTTTTTTATGTAAATGACCACATCCACTAACTCGGTATATTGATCGACATTGATATATTTGAGGTCATGGGCAAGAAGGATGAGATACTCTGTTTCACTTGCTGAACCCATTGCTATCTGAAGGAAACGGGCGAAGTCAGCAGGACTCTTTCTTCCGCAACCTTCGGCGATGTTTGTTGGAATCGAAGCACAAGCGCGGCGAATTTGACTTGTGAGTCCATATATTTCTTCACGAGGAAATTGGGCGGTTAGTTCGTATATCCTCAAAGTTAAACCATGAGATTTTTCCCACACCTGCAACCTTCTGAAGTCTCTCATATTTATTTGTAAATGATTTTCGGTTAATAGTGGTTAGTAATTTGGGTGGTAATACTCCGTTCACTTTTAGCCGTGAGCCGAATCGCTAAAAGCATTCCGAAGGAATGCGCCCTAACCGCTAATTGCCAAACATAGAAAAAAAGGGCAACGTATTGAAAATACGCCGCCCTCTTTGTCGAAATAGCCTCAATTTTACTCTTTACCCTTGGTTACAAAGGTTACACTGACATCAGTCGAATTGCCAGCGGCATCTGAGACTTTACCTGCGATAACATAGGTCGTCTCGTTGCCAATCTCTTTACCTTTGACAAGTTCGAGCGTCGCTTTGTTGCCTTCAACTTTGCCAAGCCAACCGACATCGTCGCCGGCTTCGGTCTGCAGCGCGACGTTACCAGAAACGTCTTCACTGAACTCAAGTTCGATCGCCGCGGCACTGTTAATAGCTTCGGGATCGACATCCTTGTCACCATCAGAGACGGTGCCGCCAGTGACTGTCGGCGGATCGGTATCCGGTGCTGTGACCGTATAGTTCAATGCTTGGGTGCCATCAGCCCACGTGATCGTCAATGCGAGCGGACCAGGGGTGAAGGGACCTGTAATCGTCGCTGATTTACCTGCGACTGTGACAGTACCGGCACTTACCGTGACATCCGCGGGTGCGTTGTCAAAGGTAACCGTAATACTTCCATTCGCCGCAATTTCGCCACCCGGCGGGGTTGCGCTTACGAAGTTCGCTGGTGCAGCTTCTTCTTCTGTTTCATCATCGCCACCACAGCCGACTATCAGTGACATGGCGAATAAGCCAGCCAGCAATAAAGCGAAGGTTCTAAACAATTTTGTCATTAGAGTTAACTCCTTAAATTGTAAAGTTTATCAAAATACACCCTTTCAGTAGGGCGTCCTAAAACTTTCGGTCCTTTCCCATAGACACTCACGAGAGCACTTGGGAAAGTCGGTTTCGGTTACGCTGCTGATTGTACAATTCAGCAATGCCCTTGAAACCTATGATCATATTCTCGTTAAGTCAAGTAACGTAGGGCTATTTCGTTTGTTGTTCTCTCCGCAATGCGTAAAGAACAAACCAACACGTTGAGAACAGAATTTCGCGGGGGCAGTTCACAGAGTAAAACACCATTGGATTGTTGCACCCCTCGCCCGAAAGTCAATATCTAAACGAGTACCTTAAAGTTTAGCAAAAATTGCAAACTTTGTAAAGGTAAAAATTACGGATTTGCCCAAAATTATATGAAAATTAGTCTCTTTTGTCAAGAGAAAACTTCATTTTTACGTAAATTTACCATAAATTTTAACGTTGTCAAGAAAAAATTTGGTACATGTACTCGTAAAATCAAGTTTAAGGACATTATATAGTATATCACAGATTGAAAAAAAAAGCAAGATTTTTTAATAGCAGTTAGCGGTTAGCAAGTAGCAAAGAGGCACCTAACACCTACCAGTGANNNNNNNNNNNNNNNNNNNNNNNNNNNNNNNNNNNNNNNNNNNNNNNNNNNNNNNNNNNNNNNNNNNNNNNNNNNNNNNNNNNNNNNNNNNNNNNNNNNNNNNNNNNNNNNNNNNNNNNNNNNNNNNNNNNNNNNNNNNNNNNNNNNNNNNNNNNNNNNNNNNNNNNNNNNNNNNNNNNNNNNNNNNNNNNNNNNNNNNNNNNNNNNNNNNNNNNNNNNNNNNNNNNNNNNNNNNNNNNNNNNNNNNNNNNNNNNNNNNNNNNNNNNNNNNNNNNNNNNNNNNNNNNNNNNNNNNNNNNNNNNNNNNNNNNNNNNNNNNNNNNNNNNNNNNNNNNNNNNNNNNNNNNNNNNNNNNNNNNNNNNNNNNNNNNNNNNNNNNNNNNNCAGTGAGCGTAGCGAACGCCCTAACACCTAATTGCTACTCCTCAAACAATCCCATCTGTTCGCTCGTTGCGCCGCTCGCATACGTTTCAAGCCGTTCTGGATGCGTGAGCACATCAATCACTTTGTCTACCTCGGTCGGTGCGAAAGGGAACGCACCCGTCCGTATCAACTCTTGTGGTCCCTCACGTTGCGTGTGCGTTGTATCCCAGCGACATGCGAGCACCGATCTATCCTGACGTTGCGCATACCGTGCTGTATGCATCGCACCGCCGGTCTTTCGCGCCTCAATCACAATGGTTGCTAGAGAAAGCCCGCTGATAATGCGGTTTCTCTGCACAAGGTTGCCCGGGGACGGGGTGGTCGGGAATGGGTGTTCTGAAAACAGACAGCCATGCTCATAAATTTTCACAGCGAGTGGATTGTTCCGCCCCGGATAGATAGCAGACAAATCCGTTCCCACAACGCCAATCGTTTTTCCCATACCCGCGAGCGCACCAGAGTGTGCATACGTATCGATACCCGTTGCCAATCCACTGACAACCGTGAATCCGGCGAGAGCGAGTTGCGTTGCCAGTGAAAGCGTCAGTTCAATTCCCTCTATGCTCGGGTTCTGACTCCCCACAATTGAGACACACCGATCGCCGATGTCCGTTAACGTGCCGACGCTACAGAGAATTCCCGGGGCATCGGGTAAATTTTTGAGGGGTGCCGGATACTCTGGATCTTCAAGACACGTTACTCTGACATCCTGGTCTTTGAGGGCATTGAGTCTCTCACGAAAGGTCGGAAAGTTACCGGAGACTGTGAGTATGCGAGATGCGAGAACGGGGTTGAAGGAGGGTAATCGTGCAATTTCTGGGAGTTCCGCTTCAAAAATTGCCTGCGCACTGCCGAAACGTGCTATCAACCGTCTAATCCGCACGCTACCGAGTCCCTCAACGGAGGCAAGTGCCAGCCAGTATTCAAGAGCGGTGTTCTTTTTTTCCGAATGTGTCATATCCATTTGCATTTCGAGAACGTATTTCCTGTATACCTTAATATATAAGGAAGTATAGCATAGTATGAGGATGGATGTCAAATCTGTTAGGACCATAGGTGTCAATTTTAAAAAATCGCATCGCAGCAGCATTGCTGATCGCTGGCTGCCGCAAAAACAAATTGACACCTCTTTCTAATCAAGGTATACTTTAAGTGCAGACAATCGAATGAGGAGAGAAAAATGCAAAATACTCCCATACGCCTGCTCTCGGCAAATGGGCTTAGCCGGCATTATGGTGGGGTCATCGCGTTGTCCGAAGTGACAATGGCTGTACACCCCGGACAAATCTTCAGCTTAATTGGACCCAACGGTGCGGGGAAAACGACACTCTTCAACTGTGTCACGGGTTTGGATAAACCAACGTTTGGCAACGTTGATTTCTTGGGAGAATCCATTACGGGACTCCGTCCAGACCAAGTCACAAAACTCGGCATCGGCAGGACCTTTCAGAACATACGACTCTTCGCAGAACTCACAGTTCTTGATAACGTTAAAATCGGTAGGCATCCCCGCACGAACAGCACGTTTGTTGGGGCAGTCTTCCGCACAAATTGGGAAAAAAATGAGGAAGCGGAGATCGCCGAACGCGCACGCGATATGCTTGAATTTGTCGGATTAGGTGACATCAGCGACCAGACAGCAGGAAACCTCTCCTACGGCGACCAACGACGTGTCGAAATCGCCAGAGCTTTGGCGACTGAACCGAGACTCCTTCTCCTCGACGAACCCGCCGCCGGAATGAACCCTCAAGAGACACAGGAACTTATCGACCTTATCTACGCGATACGAGAGCGGGGTGTCACCGTGCTTCTCATCGAACACGACGTAAAACTGGTGATGCAAATCTCCGATTGGGTTACCGTGTTAGACCACGGTGAAAAAATCAGCGAAGGGATACCCTCGGACGTACAGAACGACGAACGCGTCATTGAGGCATATTTAGGAACAGCGGAAGAATAGTTATCGGCAGCCGACAACCACTTAGGAATAACAATGCTTGAACTTCGAAACATTCATACCTATTACGGAAATATACGCGCCGTTCGAGGCATCTCTATCTCTATCAATGAGACGGAAATGGTCTGTTTGATCGGTGCCAACGGTGCCGGAAAATCGACAACACTCATGACAACATCCGGGATACACACCCCTGTTGAAGGCAGTGTGCATTTTGATGGCAACGACATCACAACAACATCCGCAGAAGAACGCGTCCCCCTTGGTATCTCACAGGTCCCGGAGGGACGGCTCATCTTTCCGGATATGAGCGTCCTTGAAAACCTCGAACTCGGTGCCTATTCACGGAGCGACAAAAGTGCCATCAAAGACGATTTAGACAGGATCTTTCAGTTCTTCCCTGTCCTACAGAATCGGCAGAAACAGCGTGGCGGCAGTCTCAGCGGTGGCGAACAACAGATGCTCGCAATCGGACGCGCCCTGATGTCCAAACCGAAGCTTCTTTTGTTAGATGAACCCTCCTTAGGACTTGCACCGCTGATCGTCAAACAGATTTTCGAGATCATCCAGCAGATTAACGCCGACGGCACAACCATCCTCCTTGTCGAGCAGAACGCGCAAATCGCACTGCAAGTGACCGATAGAGGCTACGTCATGGAGACGGGTGAAATTACAATTGAAGGCACCTCTGCCGATCTGTTAGCCGACGAACGCGTCCGCCAAGCTTACCTCGGAGAATAAAAATAGGTTTGACACCCAAGCCCAAATATGATTTACTATACGCGAAGGAGAGACACCATGAGACGATACATTTTACTCTCACTCCTCTTTTGTGGGATCGCTTCGCCTGCACTCGCTGCGTTGACAGATACTGACTTCGACAAGATCCGCTTAATCGTCAAAGAGGAAGTCAAGAAAAAGATTGAGAGTTCCGAGGCACGCATGAAAGACTATATCAATACCAAGATTGATGGCGTTGAGGGACGTCTGAATACCAAAATTGGTGCGGTTAATTCCAGAATTGATAGCGTTGAGAAACAGATGACGTTCCTCCTGAATGTCATCTATGGATTGATTGTCCTCATTATCGTAGCTATCGGGATCCCACAAGTTATCATAGGGTGGCGGAGCAGATGGGACAGCTCGCTTGAGAACCGGGTTGAAATACTTACACAGGAGATTGAGGCACTCAAACGACAACACATTGTCAAACCCTAAAAACAGATGTATCCAACAATTATTGATTTCGGTCCCGTCGGTATTCATTCTTACGGGTTGATGTTAGCCACGGCGTTTATTACAGTCGTCTTTGTGATACAATCCGAGTTGAAACGACGGGGTTTTGTTGCAGAACTCGCCTCGACGATCGTTATGGCTGCGGCGATCGGCGGCATTGTCGGTGCGAAAATCTATTCTGCGTTACTCGACGGCCAGATCACTTTCCGAGAACTCTTCTCAACGAGCGGGTTGGTCTGGTATGGCGGTTTTATCGGCGGGTGTCTCGCTGTTATTATCGTCGTCCTCCGCTCCCCGAACCCGTTTTTACCTACAATTGACATCGTCGGTTCGACAGTCATCCTTGGATACGGTATCGGTCGGATCGGGTGTTTACTTGCGGGTGATGGTGACTATGGGCCCCCGTCGGATCTACCCTGGGCGATGGCGTTCCCTAACGGGACTGTTCCAACCGATGTTCCTGTCCATCCGACGCCTATATACGAAACGCTCCTGTCATTCACATTTTTCGGTATTCTTTGGTCGCAACGCCGTAAACTTGAGGACGCGCCGGGTGCTCTGTTTGGTGCGAGTCTTGTCGCGTTGGGGGTAGAGCGGTTTATTGCCGAGTTTTGGCGGATTACGCCGCGCGTACTTGGGTGGATGTCAGCAGCACAAGTTTTC is drawn from Candidatus Poribacteria bacterium and contains these coding sequences:
- a CDS encoding tetratricopeptide repeat protein → MNPRILGIIGGLALIVALLSPFMMGSSKKVEQLFQSAEDLYGQADYEGAIDKYAEALEESTKRGVKTEVIDKDFPTLANYKIAVSYSRLAEQSGDLNHYDTATEYIEKVAPTATIPKHQEGLTYLWGHILYRTEQFELAEPKFTQLIENFPNSLFVENAWYAIGQLNYKLQNYEDSRQAFKAVLDGFPNSDFKDDAQHLIAQSFLNESNYEQAYQEFDKIATEEFKNYADLQAEAMYKAAYSLNQLGRDDESIGRYTNFITQFPESQYVTAAYFDQGAIYARQKDYDNARVNYELALQNTADRTLQSEIQSAIGRTYFDQGDYENAIVAYNTLLEGYPESDFIAEAKLGIADSHFRLENWSEATVAYQRVINEHEEATDFIPYCSYQIGEAYYKLGSDQVKAGDTDTGMATLELGLQWYQKTVDNYPQDPVAPHALYGAIWALNDLGRKDELESIAREFIEKNKNDNEFDILAAEVQLRFADIKRTEFKQFVEAAEEYAKLWDYRPLPKFHLVKLMGKFFEGRSYYEAAKPEGYQEGDAGENFNMEYLGKSVSAYQEAITMFTDDAFLPGVAQERYDDFSERVAQVEACIMNEALSHEMLGDWTQARDRYASIPDTSEYYERALLLVANSHVKEGDQEAAIDYYNSILDKLADADNRSLAEIKLADLLRAEERFEEAATQYQAVVDGNPTGEYADDALYLVGLCYYQAASENPALLESSETAFKRVISDYADSPNAVEAYYGLALAYRDAAQKQDAAEKWPLILQLADEANDKYASSDNDLVLKTLGHIDLIKATAIENTGEEVDIDALVASLKRIVDNTGAPEEARSRSQLKIGHTYYSAKRYDEALAEYLFFVQTFPKSELAPNAQYQAAVCHYQIAQSATDAGSKQLSLQNAVSAAEKVSTLTEDANNLISANYTAGLALLGLEDNKGAADAFKAVTALEGQTEDEARKSLIFQAHSRLAELNGTLGDHAAAVQEYQYIIENTQEADMKGRSYFAMAFAQEEQLKTYQDALMSYQNAIELVENDLVKAQSHYRIGLIYQDQLKQPSKALETFQTLIGEYSGSDNTNVASMVADAGIRRSTLYVELGRLDEAITEAVEALDRTKGNLNASVAEKAAAQYNLGFLYSDKARSLFSTEAGTDLKPYIDASRNAASTFFEVSSIAAPVEKADKQTVIPYVQNSLFQSGQIYYSVGIGVKLPQDLTSALQPLTTFVSYVDKGLFPKSDALRKNTETALNYTAAANFELGRMQVGMDGEMSEKAVNFFIAAGDVFRDMVRRYPSANDAAFWQYHVGESYYAAQQFEKAIEEYEKVRTVNSTHKSAAESLYAISTCAQLLSEAAEKSGDENAKQIWYDRLFEANEVLAAEYPNSQYTADALINIGNKYYNAGSETDLEQAERIRLYQMAIENYQKAISTPGIGAESKSTAQGYLNDTANALAFYEYEVATTLLNESKLASGDEQKPAVEAAIAEYQKIIEAYPGSKYADLGLVQIGEAYMVLADSDDAYFNDALDYFNRLWAKYETTPPVDTKVNQALTYAISQVQTIISYMQANNLEIRGGTVEGGGGGGE
- a CDS encoding zf-HC2 domain-containing protein; protein product: MRSKCDKIERLLSDYIDGTLSEQQNSVVALHLRSCESCKREVVDLKKTNHLLENFYVEPEASDAYYARFATRLQHRIEQSAPTAFHQRLFAVATRLGWHLLTRLHRGIDHSRLGGFLSIRQHAFPYYIFGLTLTMLVVAPLMLIQVSTHDDGSHVLGRLYAAAKIRFFSADSATSVQPTAALAIKQDTETGTQPAGIRRNVSSGRPTETPAIDSGSDVWLFTDEPMTEGYIYTALQENDSDTVPNVALDIDSELLAYAEIPAQGAFWARLTGRDVLTESRYTLLLLQGMDAGQHALQQYERKWSRFKGFSQKLLDVPLETLSISEVYDSREL
- a CDS encoding sigma-70 family RNA polymerase sigma factor, which encodes MERTEALLIADLCEGDETALAPLVEKYKRMVYRLAMQITKNHTDADDVMQETFIKVYRSIRTFRKDAAFETWLYRIAVNEALNFVKRRERQRASTLETASESEYEAVTRYRAQIANDPHAYAEKAELRHHVTKAVNSLSLKHRTVVILHEFEGLTHAEIASILNCSEGTVRSRLHYARKKLRTLLKPYVDASNI
- a CDS encoding four helix bundle protein → MRDFRRLQVWEKSHGLTLRIYELTAQFPREEIYGLTSQIRRACASIPTNIAEGCGRKSPADFARFLQIAMGSASETEYLILLAHDLKYINVDQYTELVDVVIYIKKMLINLQKNIRTN
- a CDS encoding DNA-protecting protein DprA, translating into MQMDMTHSEKKNTALEYWLALASVEGLGSVRIRRLIARFGSAQAIFEAELPEIARLPSFNPVLASRILTVSGNFPTFRERLNALKDQDVRVTCLEDPEYPAPLKNLPDAPGILCSVGTLTDIGDRCVSIVGSQNPSIEGIELTLSLATQLALAGFTVVSGLATGIDTYAHSGALAGMGKTIGVVGTDLSAIYPGRNNPLAVKIYEHGCLFSEHPFPTTPSPGNLVQRNRIISGLSLATIVIEARKTGGAMHTARYAQRQDRSVLACRWDTTHTQREGPQELIRTGAFPFAPTEVDKVIDVLTHPERLETYASGATSEQMGLFEE
- a CDS encoding ABC transporter ATP-binding protein, whose protein sequence is MQNTPIRLLSANGLSRHYGGVIALSEVTMAVHPGQIFSLIGPNGAGKTTLFNCVTGLDKPTFGNVDFLGESITGLRPDQVTKLGIGRTFQNIRLFAELTVLDNVKIGRHPRTNSTFVGAVFRTNWEKNEEAEIAERARDMLEFVGLGDISDQTAGNLSYGDQRRVEIARALATEPRLLLLDEPAAGMNPQETQELIDLIYAIRERGVTVLLIEHDVKLVMQISDWVTVLDHGEKISEGIPSDVQNDERVIEAYLGTAEE
- a CDS encoding ABC transporter ATP-binding protein, translating into MLELRNIHTYYGNIRAVRGISISINETEMVCLIGANGAGKSTTLMTTSGIHTPVEGSVHFDGNDITTTSAEERVPLGISQVPEGRLIFPDMSVLENLELGAYSRSDKSAIKDDLDRIFQFFPVLQNRQKQRGGSLSGGEQQMLAIGRALMSKPKLLLLDEPSLGLAPLIVKQIFEIIQQINADGTTILLVEQNAQIALQVTDRGYVMETGEITIEGTSADLLADERVRQAYLGE